From the genome of Mustela lutreola isolate mMusLut2 chromosome 16, mMusLut2.pri, whole genome shotgun sequence, one region includes:
- the LOC131818180 gene encoding LOW QUALITY PROTEIN: zinc finger protein 252-like (The sequence of the model RefSeq protein was modified relative to this genomic sequence to represent the inferred CDS: inserted 1 base in 1 codon), which yields MSALSHHQRTHTGERLYECSDCGKCFTTSLILRAHQRVHSAERPYKCSECGKSFVRRYSLKVHVKIRSGERPYKCNECEKSFKWKSTLIKHQRVHTGERPYECSECGKSFVRRNILKVHIKIHSGEKSYKCNECGKSLKCKSTLIKHQRIHTGERPYECSECGKSFATSSVLHCHQRVHTRERPYKCSECGKSFTTRSVLRDHQRVHTGERPYECSECGKSVSKDSLSVHLKVHSGEKPYKCNXCGISLKCKSTFIEHQRIHTGDHPHECRDCGKSFTLKSALHSHQRVHTGERPYECSDCGKSFTTASHLRSHKRVHNSERPYKCSECGKSFSRRSSLNVHIKVHSGERPYKCNECGKSSNYKSAFIQHQRIHTGEKPYLCSECGKSFSSSRALWYHRQSHLAVSPYDCSDCGKSFTCSFYLCDHQRVHTGERPYKCSECGKSFTSHFSFSPPFSPETSHWKKAL from the exons ATGTCTGCCCTCTCACATcatcagagaactcacacagGGGAAAGACTGTATGAGTGCAGTGATTGTGGGAAATGTTTTACCACTAGTTTGATTCTCCGTGCTCACCAGAGAGTTCATTCAGCAGAAAGGCCTTATAAGTGCAGTGAATGTGGCAAGTCCTTTGTCCGAAGGTATAGCCTCAAAGTACATGTAAAGATTCGCTCAGGTGAAAGGCCTTATAAGTGTAATGAATGTGAGAAATCTTTTAAGTGGAAGTCAACTTTGATTAAACACCAGAGAGTTCACACAGGAGAAAGGCCTTATGAATGCAGTGAATGTGGCAAGTCCTTTGTCCGAAGAAATATTCTCAAAGTACACATAAAGATTCACTCAGGTGAAAAGTCTTATAagtgtaatgaatgtgggaaatctttaaaatgtaagtcAACATTGATTAAACACCAGAgaattcacacaggagagaggccttatgagtgcagtgaatgtgggaaatcttttGCCACTAGTTCTGTCCTTCATTGTCACCAGAGAGTTCACACTAGAGAAAGGCCTTATaagtgcagtgaatgtgggaaatccttTACCACAAGGTCTGTCCTCCGTGATCACCAGagagttcacactggagaaagacCTTATGAGTGCAGTGAATGTGGCAAGTCTGTGTCCAAAGATAGCCTGAGCGTGCACCTAAAGGTCCACTCAGGTGAAAAGCCTTACAAGTGTA GGTGTGGGATATCACTGAAGTGTAAGTCAACATTCATTGAacaccagagaattcacactggagaCCATCCTCATGAATGCCGTGATTGTGGGAAATCTTTTACTTTGAAATCTGCCCTTCATTCCCACCAGAGAGTTCACACTGGAGAACGGCCATATGAGTGCAGTGACTGTGGGAAATCTTTTACCACTGCTTCTCACCTTCGTTCTCACAAGAGAGTTCACAATAGTGAAAGGCCTTACAAATGCAGCGAATGTGGCAAGTCCTTTTCCCGAAGGAGTAGTCTCAATGTACATATCAAGGTTCACTCAGGTGAAAGGCCTTacaaatgtaatgaatgtgggaaatcttCCAACTATAAGTCAGCGTTCATTCAACACCAGAGAATTCACACAGGAGAAAAACCTTATctgtgcagtgaatgtgggaaatcttttaGTTCTAGCCGTGCCCTCTGGTATCATCGTCAGAGTCACCTTGCAGTAAGTCCTTATGATTGTAGTGATTGTGGGAAATCTTTTACTTGTAGTTTTTATCTCTGTGATCACCAGagagttcacactggagaaaggccttataagtgcagtgaatgtgggaaatctttcACTTCtcacttctcattctctcctccatTCTCACCAGAGACTTCACACTGGAAAAAGGCCTTATGA